agaatggcgagaaataagagagaaaaagagttcgtcgcaaaaggtcgaaaaagaaaaaaatggttgaaaaataaaaggtgacggaaaaataaaagaaacttataaaaacttaaaaatacttgactaacctaaccttattactacaactaacttaaaattataatcgcaaattgaaattactaattggaatgataattgatacatagtaaaaggtctaaaaatattaaagcttacaggaaaaactaaatcccaaatggaaataacttaaaaagaaactaaaacttaaaaaggcgtcgcaaaattctaaagtacctaaatcttagtctaaagaaaaagcacttaaggaattctacggcaaagcctaaaaatctaggagtaaaaatgactatggcaaaaactaagtttaaaattaaatatgagctaaaaatacaaaagttacgctacaatgattaaaaaaaagacaaaatataaaaatatacaaaaagttgtaaaaagtacaatttttataaaaatattatttttatattatttatttaataaaactactaattttataatttaattaaacttatttaaactaaaatataaattaaataaaacttaaattaaaataaaacttaattataatattaattagggttaataataataataataattaataatccgtaataaatgctgaattagggcttctgtccgtgtgtcaggtaccctccgcgacttgcggtaattaaaacttcaaaccccgcgactcgcggggttccaaaattcagatgacagcttatttcttcaacgcgtttttctttatttatttatttattttattttctgttttctgttttttctatatataaaagatatttaataaaacttatatttttataaattaaaataagaataaagaaacttataaaacttaaatatttaacaaaatcttaaaaatacttatatttttatttttctttttatattttcgaataattaaaacgtatttttacaaaaacgaatttttaataaaagtaaactaaaaatctttttttttttatattagcgttccgcttccggcgtttaagagagttccccggtagcggcgccaaaaatacttgatgttatgcgaggtgtatataaaatagctttatattttactaggaaaaactattaaatacgatacaattttacacaagatatttatttatttatagaatggatatacttaaaccttgctacaacacttataggcagtgtacctaatcgtacagtagtgtagtttttagtaagtccggttcgttccacagggaaatctttaaacaaagctcaacgctatattagtttacttttataaaaatacaaatatatatataagtaatattattattataaagggggggttttaccgtttaatgaccggtttgtcgattttaagactttagtcgcagttaaaacctaatgtaaaatattaaataaataaaagacttaatttaaagcgtaaagtaaataacgataatgaaatttcgaataataaaagtgcgataaaattgcgataattaaaaagtacgataattaaaagtgcgattaaataacaataaataaaagtgcgataattagaagtgcaattaaatataaaataaaggaaattaaatatgaaataaaagaattatgcttatttaaacttccgtaatcatgatgttgggctaattactaaaattgggtaattgggctttgtaccataattggagtttggacaaaagaacgacacttgtggaaattagactatgggctattaatgggctttatatttgtttaactaaatgaaagtttgttaatgttaatataaagatttacaattgggcgtccctataaattaccatatacactcaatcggacacgatgggcggggtatttatatgtacgaataatcgttcatttaaccggacacgggaatggattaatagccactagaataattaaaacaggggtgaaattacattcaagggtaattggtgtaattgttaacaaagtagtaaaaccttggtttacacgcagttgataacctggtgtattcattaaacaaagtattaaaaccttgttacaattcgaatccccaattagttggaatatttaacttcgggtataataataatttgacgaggacactcgcactttatatttatgactgatggactgttatggcaaaaaccagacggacatattaaataatccaggacaaaggacaattaacccatgggcataaaactaaaatcaacacgtcaaacatcatgattacggaagtttaaataagcataattcttttatttcatatttaatttcctttattttatatttaattgcacttctaattatcgcacttttatttattgttatttaatcgcacttttaattatcgtactttttaattatcgcaattttatcgcacttttattattcgaaatttcattatcgttatttactttacgctttaaattaagtcttttatttatttaatattttacattaggttttaactgcgactaaagtcttaaaatcgacaaaccggttattaaacggtaaaaacccccctttataataataatattacttatatatatatttgtatttttataaaagtaaactaatatagcgttgagctttgtttaaagatttccctgtggaacgaaccggacttactaaaaactacactactgtacgattaggtacactgcctataagtgttgtagcaaggtttaagtatatccattctataaataaataaatatcttgtgtaaaattgtatcgtatttaatagtttttcctagtaaaatataaagctattttatatacacctcgcataacatcaccccttcaggtaacaattctaaccaatctttggcttctccctttaaagtccagggaaataacatgagatatatctgttcatcctccacttctcttattttaaatagtgtgcagatcctattaaaggtacgtaaatgttcatttggatcttccttcggcgcaccactaaattggcattgattagtcaccatgtgtaaaatttgtcctttgatttcataatctggcgcattaatgtctggatgagtaattgcgtgaccttggccagtgcgtttagctctcattcggtcttccatacttaaaggttccagattctccataattgaatttgttgaatcggaatcactagaggattctgatttaatggttcgttcctcaacaatctctgtttgaatgattggtggttccggaggaaagtttagtggttcaggatctacgaatcgttcctgaatattctccggattctcaattgtgaggtcgggttcaaaaaatggattatcggaaatttgaactgaagtacttggtcgactggatgacgattctaaagagaaatcaacggcggtaatatttgctaaatgtcttgatctagttataggtggtgaacgtacaaaaggtggtgaacgtcttgctcggtgcattcactgaatatcctattagtttttaaaaggaaagaaaaattataataagttattcaatcaatagacttttctgattttgcccacgtttcgaatagccaaaagatgcagcagaggggcatgattcgtttggtctcaatataattgaggactgtttggctccaataacccggtccacgtacaaatccaactattactacgaaccagaaaattttgatgtctatcaatttaaccacttaaaataaattttcgtaattttaagaaatttagataaggagtagaacaaaaatctatgtcctaaaactagaataacgagaaataagaaagaaaaagagttcgtcggaaaaaggtcgaaaaagaaaaatggttgaaaaataaaaggtgacggaaaaataaaagaaacttataaaacaaaaaaaacacttgactaacctaaccttattactacaactaacttaaaattataatcgcaaattgagattactaattggaatgataattgatacataggtaaaattcgtctaaaaatattaaagcttacaggaaaaactatatcccaaatggaaataacttaaaaagaaactaaaacttaaaaaggcatcgcaaaattctaaagcacttaaatcttagtttaaagaaaaagcacttaaggaattctacggcaaagcctaaaaatctagaagtaaaaataactatggcaaaaactatatttaaaactaagtatgagctaaaaatacaaatattacgctaaaacgattaaaaagggacaaaatataaaaatatacaaaaagttgtaaaaagtacaatttttataaaaatattatttttatattatttattttattaaactattaattttgtaatttataaaaactaattaaaattttaaatacaaattaattaaaactaatctaaataataaaataacctaaaccctaattagggttataattaattataattaataattatactccgtaatgattgctggctgcagtctggcgtgtcagatgggctcatgcgatcgcatgagtcctcagttgccagccatgcgattgcatgggctagggtttcgggccacagagtgggctgctacagtacaggccgaattaataatttttttttttttgctgtaaaatataaaatatatttataaattaaataaaacttatatttttacaaactaaaaaaaatagaaataaagaaactttataaaacttaaatatttaccaaactcttaaaaaaatatatttatatttttgtttttcttttaatatttttgaatatttaaaacgtatttttacaaaagcgtactaaaagtaaaaatctttttttttatatataacgttgcgcttccggcttttaagactttccccggcagcggcgccaaaaatacttgatgtcgtgcgaggtatatagaaaatagctattaatttttacaaggaaatactattaaatatgatacatttttacacaagatatttatttatttagagaatggatatacttaaaccttgctacaacacttataggcagtgtacctaatcgtacagtagtgtagtttttagtaagtccggttcgttccacagggaatctttttaaacaaagcttaacgctatattagtttacttttataaaaatacaaatatatatataagtaatattattattataaagggggatttttaccgtttaatgaccggtttgtcgattttaaaactttagtcgcagttaaaaccaaatgtaaaatattaaaaataaatacaagacttaaattaaagcgtaaagtaaataacgataatgaaattgcgaataataaaagtgcgctaaaataaacttgcgataattaaaaagtacgaaaattaaaagtgcaattaaatacaataacaataaataaaaatgcgataattagaagtgcaattaaatataaaataaaggaaattaaatatgaaataaaagaattatgcttatttaaacttccgtaatcatgatgtttgacgtgttgattttagttttatgcccatgggttaattatcctttgtcctggattatttaatatgtccgtctggtttttgtccataacagtccatcagtcataaatataaagtgcgagtgtcctcgtcaaattatccttatacccgaagttaaatattccaactaattggggacttaaactgtaacaagattttaatactttgtttaataattacaccaggatgtcgactgagtgtaatccaaggttttaatattttgttatcaattataccaagtgtccttgtacataatttcacccctgttttaattattctagtgactattaatccattcccgtgtccggttaaatgaacgattattcatacatataaataccccgcccatcgtgtccgatcgagtgtatatggtaatttatagggacgcccaattgtaaatctttatattaacattaacaaactatcatttagttaaacaaatataaagcccattaatagcccatagtctaatttccacaagtgtcgttcttttgtccaaaccccaatttatgatacaaagcccaattacccaattttagtaattagcccaacatcatgattacttcattttaaataagcataataataacttagctacgagacattaatgtaaaaaggttgaacataacttacaatgattaaaaatagcgtagcgttacacggacagaatttcgacttacacccttacaatattcgctaacatacccttattattaaaattataattaaaattaaaattaaaattaaaatataaattataaatataaatattacgtatgaatggagagaagagaaagatagatggatttgtggtgcaccaaagctcgatttttataggcatgtgggctggaactggggctcatgcgatcgcatggatttatgccttccaggccatgcgatcgcatggccagctggggaggctcatatttggttgttttcttctgccgacggttttataaataatataatatattaaataattataagaattatttaaatattatattatatttatgtgcatagttgacttgtaatttttagtccgttgcgtcgaccgttgagagttgactctggtcccggttccggattttcgaacgtacttgcgtacaatttaatatcttgtactttatgttttgaatcttgtactcttgtaattttgagacgtttcttatcaataatttgaacctcattgattgtattttgtacttttgagctttttggtcgtttgcgtcttcaattcgtcgaatccgtcttttgtcttcaccttttattatttaaacgaatatcacttgtaaatagaacaattgcaactaaaagcttgtctttcttgaggaataatgctatgaaatatatgttcgtttttagcattatcagtgattaTGATGTTATTATTGAACAAAAAGGTGGCCCCACAAAGAATAAATAAATTACATCAGCATTACATGTCACTTCAATATCCTCTTTTGTTTATTTATGGTGAACCAGGTTATAATACGTCTATGACATTACGAGATCCATCTGGAAATAGTAGTAGAAAAAGAACAAGGCTCACCATGAATATGTACTACAGTTATCAATTACATAATAGGTTAGgattttatgatttaatgtttagaaCAGGAAGGTTATTTCAGCAATATGTAGTTACAGCCTATTGTAGTATAGAATTAGATAGAATAGATTACATAAGAAATAAGCAACAAGATATAGGAAGCGACTACTTAGCTGGTATCTACGATGGAATCAACAGAGGAGATCAAAGTGGAATAGATATTGGATCTAGATTGATACTTCCAGCTTCTTTCACCGGTGGCCCCAGATATATGTATAGCCACTATTTAGATGCATTAGCTATATGCCGTACAAATGGGAATCCACAATTTTTCATTAAATTTACCTGCAACTCCAAATAGGCAGAAATTAGGACATTTATGTCTAACTTCCCACAATTGACACCCACGGACATTTATGCCACAGCTTAACCTACATAGATTTCCCGTCAAAATTTGTATGGAACAGTTCCGGAAAAATGTGGACCCCTAGAAGAAGGTCTAATGATAAAGTTATTGGCAGGCTAGCATATGTTCATCCTACTGCCGGAGAATTATTCAACCTAAGAATGTTATTATGTCATCAACGAGGATGTAGTTCATTCATGCATATCAAAACTGTTAACGGAATAACATGTCCAACTTACAGAGTAGCGTGCGAAATGTTAGGGCTATTAGGTGACGACCGTGAATGGGATATTGCGCTCGAGGAAGCAACAATTACAGCCACATCTTCGCAAATGCGGGTACTATTTTCAAATATTCTTCTGCATTGTCATCCAACAAATCCTGGCAAATTATTTGATAAACACTGGAAATCAATGTCCGACGACATTCCTCTTAAAGCCGCTTCCACTCTCCACATCGATCACTTATGCATACATGAATCTGATTTACGTTTCTATGTTCTATACGAACTACAAATCTTATTAATCCCCTTTTCAAAATCAGTTACAGACTTTAGGCTACCCTCAATCCCAGAACAATTACTTGCAGATCTTCAAAACAGATTGATCATGGAAGAAAAGAATTACGACTATGAATTATTAAAGACCAAACTAAATGAACTACTACCTAAGATGAATGTAAAACAAAGAGAAATTTACAAGTTGGTCGTTGATGCTTCTGATAATAATCAACAACAAATATTGTTCATATATGGACATGGAGGAACCGGTAAAACATTTTTATGGAAGTCAATCATTACATCGTTGAGATCACAAGGGAAAATAGTTCTTGCAGTAGCATCTTCTGGTATAGCTTCTCTTCTATTACCTTCTGGGCAAACTGCGCACTCACGTTTTAAAATTCCCATTGATTTAACAGATGAGTCCATGTGTAACATAAAGAAAAAAAATTCATCTAGGGAATCTACTATCACAAACAAGTCTTATTGTATGGGATGAGGCACCCATGAACGATCGACGCTGTTTTGAAACATTAGACAGAACGTTACGAGATCTAATGAATGATTGTAATACCCCTTTTGGTGGTAAACTAATAATTTTTGGCGGTGATTTTAGACAGACATTGCCCGTCACAAGAAGAGGTTCCAAACAAGAAATAATTAGCAGCTCTATAGTTTACTCATATTTATGGTCATACTTTAAGGTGCATGTTTTAACAGAAAACATGAGGCTGCAGAAACCTGGAGTAAACAGCATCGAAAAAAAAACATCGAAATTTTTTCATCGTGGTTGCTAAATGTTGGGAATGGAAATCTAGGAATCCCAGATGAAGAAGACCCTTCTAACGCAAGTTGGATTAATATTCCAAGCAAATATTGTATAGAGCATGACGAAAATGGAATGTTGAATCTGATATCATTCATATACAATGATGATTTACTACAAAATCCAAGTGCCAGCCTCCTACAATAACAAGTTATTGTATGCCCCAAGAACAATGACGCAGATAGTATTAACGAATCTATTTTGTCTATGGTTAGACGTCAAGAGACAACATACCTCAGTTTCGACATGGCAATCCCACGAATAAATGACAAAGGTGAAACTGAATTATTATACCCAATCGAGTACCTAAACAACTTGCACTGCCCATCTTTACCTCCACATAGACTACAATTAAAAGTTGGGGTCCCTGTAATTCTTGTAAGAAACATCAACTTGGCAGGTGGTTTATGCAATGGCACTCGAATGATAGTTGTTCAAATGCTGACAAAGGTAATACAAACTGAAATAATTACAGGGACAAGGGTAGGCGAAAAGGTATACATTCCAAGAATAAACCTTATCTATAAAGATCCCATCTTACCATTTGAGCTTAGAAGAAAACAATTCCCAATCAAGCTTTCTTATGCAATGACGATTAATAAAAGCCAAGGTCAATCGTTAAACAAAATTGGCATCTATCTTCCAGAACCTGTATTCGGACATGGCCAACTGTATGTTGCCCTTTCTAGAGCTACAGCACCAGAGGGTTTAAAACTATTGATAAAACCAGAAGAAAACAAAGGAAAATATTGGACTAAAAATATAGTTTACAAAGATTTCCTGCAAGTCATTGAAAATTCCCAAGTTCTCCATATTTCCATATCCTTTTAAAaaacatttaattaaaaattacaatttCTATAATATAACATGTTATTTTCCAACTTTATTAGCTCAAACACTAACTCAAATATATAATAAATTTTCTCGCAGGGGACTTTTGCGACGTAAATTGATGGCTGGAACTCACAAATAACAGTTACATTGATTGATCATCTCAAAAAACCTACTACACTGAATGAGGTAATGATCTCACAACCTCTTTCGTCTCTAATTACTGCCAATAAAGTCAACAAAATTACATTGTTACTAATTTTTATTCAATTTTAGAACCAACTTACTTCATATGAGTTGAAatacagcaaattttttttttttaaacttttaacCTTAGgactaatttgatattatataAATACTTCTTTTGTTAACTACTGAAGTATGCTGTTGCATCATGATTTTTAGGCACTCAGGTCAGATGACTAAGAATTTAGCGCAGCACCTCATTCTATATCTTCTTTGGACATAGACGTTAAAATGACTATCACGTCTACTTTGCATAGTCATATGCCGAATACAGTTAGGTTTTCGAGAGAAAAAAAATATTAACTCAGATAACAGCCttttgaggtttttttttttttttttttttttttttttttttttttttt
This genomic window from Rutidosis leptorrhynchoides isolate AG116_Rl617_1_P2 chromosome 2, CSIRO_AGI_Rlap_v1, whole genome shotgun sequence contains:
- the LOC139889348 gene encoding uncharacterized protein — protein: MWTPRRRSNDKVIGRLAYVHPTAGELFNLRMLLCHQRGCSSFMHIKTVNGITCPTYRVACEMLGLLGDDREWDIALEEATITATSSQMRVLFSNILLHCHPTNPGKLFDKHWKSMSDDIPLKAASTLHIDHLCIHESDLRFYVLYELQILLIPFSKSVTDFRLPSIPEQLLADLQNRLIMEEKNYDYELLKTKLNELLPKMNVKQREIYKLVVDASDNNQQQILFIYGHGGTGKTFLWKSIITSLRSQGKIVLAVASSGIASLLLPSGQTAHSRFKIPIDLTDESMCNIKKKNSSRESTITNKSYCMG